In the genome of Phocoena sinus isolate mPhoSin1 chromosome 15, mPhoSin1.pri, whole genome shotgun sequence, the window AGACCTTGAACGACGGCGGGTTACTGGTGGTGTTCTGGACCTAGATCGCCTTCGACTCACTGGGGAAGCTCTTGATCGAGATCTTCGTCTAGTCACTGATGTCCTGGACCTTGATCGCCTCCGGCTGACTGGTGAAGTTCGAGACCTGGACCTCCGTCGGCTAACCAGGGGTGTTCTGGACCTGGATCGCCGATGAGTGGCTGGAGAGGCCCGAGACCTGGAGCGTTTCCATGGGGCTGGTGATGTGCGTGAGCGGGAACGCTTCCGACTGGTTGGGGGTGTCCGAGAGCGGCCTCTTCGGCGTCTAGAGGAGGTTCTGGAACTCTCCTGCCGGGCAGGAGACCTTGAATGGTAACCGGAGCCTCCCCTGCGACGCCGAGTAACCCGAGACCTTGACCGGCTCCGCTGTCTTCTCCGAGAGGTTGACTGAGAAGATCCAGACCTATCTCGACGACGGGTTGTTCTGGTTTTCTCCCTCCTCGAGCGGGAACGGGACCTCTGCAGCCCACGAGGCTTTGGTGAAGGAGAACGGCCTCTCCTTGAAGTTGTCTTAGTGCGTGGAGATGAAGCTGAACGCCGCCGGCGTGAGGATCTTGACTTTTCTGCTGGCTCTGGGGAAGACACTGAGGGACTTCTTCGGCGTCTTGGGGGAGTTCTAGAGCGGGTCTCTGGTGAGGATGATGCAGAACGGCTTCTACGGGAGAGCCTGGCCTTCCTAGTCAGCTCAGGAGACGATCGAGAGCTGCGACGGCGAGGGGGAGTACGAGACTTGGTCTTGGGCTCTGGTGATGACCTAGAACTTCTTCTAGTAGTTCTGGATTTGGGTGGGTGTTCTGGAGAGGACTCAGAACTGCTGCTTCCTTCAGGCGAAGGGCCTCTGCCTTTGCTTGATGAACCTGATCTGCTTCGTCTTGGAAGGACCCGAGGGACAGGAGCCTTGGGTTCAGGAGAGGAATCAGAACCACTCTGTGCCCTGGGTACTGCTCTTGGCTTATCTTTAACTTCAGGAGATGAGCCAGACCTACTACGCCGAGGAGAAGGCCGGGATTTGCTGTCGACCTCTGGAGATGATCCAGAGTGACTCATTTGTCTAAGTGGCATTCGTGTCTTAGCTTTAGAATCTGGAGAAGAGTCTGACTCACTTCTCTCCTGAGGCGATGAACTGGGTTTCCCATCAAGTTCTTGAGAAGATCCAGACCGACGTCTCTGGCCGAGAGGAGTACTAGTCACAGTCTTCTGTTCAATTGATGACTCTGACCCACTTCTTTCTCTCTGGGGGGTAAGACACTTATTGTTGAGCTCTGGGGATGATGGAGAATGACTCCTTGGCCTAGGAGTCTGAGGCAAAGCTTTTGCTTCTGGAGAGGAATCACATTCACTCCTTCCCCTGGATGGTGTTCTAGGTATATCTTTCATTCCAGGAGACGACCCAGATAGGCTGTGCCTTGAGGGAGTCCCAGACCCATCTCTAAGTCCTGGGGAAGACCCAGACCTGCTTCTCCTTGAGGGGGTTCTGGGTAAACCATCCTTCATTTCAGAAGATGCAGAACTACTTCTTTCCCTGGAGGGTGTTCTAGGTATAGCATCAAGTACTGGCGAAGAGACACTCTGATTTGAAGACATTCCTGCTTTTTCCACCGCATCTGGGGATAACTCAGAACTGCTGTGTCTGGAGGACCTTGTTGATTGTTCTTTCACATCTAGAGATGGATCTGTCTCCAGCTGATTAGGAAAAGGTCCATTCAAATCTTTAATCTCAGGAGAAAATCCAGTATTCATTTCTGCAAGAGGGCCAGAGTTTCTAAATTCTAAAGGTGATCCAAAGCTATTCTCTCTGGGAGGAGAGTCAGACAGTTCTTTATGTTCTGGAGAAAAGTGTGGCCCACTCCAAGCTGAGGCCACTGCAGGGACTTCTTCCAAAGAAGCCTGTGACTGGCTTTGGTCAAGAGTCAAAGACATGGCAGATCTTTCTTCTATTTCAGGAGATGATTCAAAGTTACTTCCAGCCATTTCTTTAAGTTCTGGAGACAAATGGGGCAGGACCTGGTTTAAGGATTCTTCAGATTTCTCTACCACCTCCATTAATTCCTCATCTTGGCTTGGCTTAGTTAATGCACTACTTCGGTCTTTTGTATCTGGAGATGACTCAACACCACCTCTTTCCCTTGATGGAGTTCTAGGGGTGTCTCTGAGTACTGGTGAGGACTCAGGCCTATCCTGCACAGAAGGAGGACTCAATTTGTCTCTTGGTTTTGGAGATGATGCAGTAACATCCTCCTGAAGGAGTaagctcattttttcttttgattcagaAGGCTCCAATGTACTCTGCCCCAGAAGAGATTTAGAGTCCACTGCAGGATATAGGGAAGAGTCAGAATGTGACCCGCTCTGCTCAGGAGACATTCCAGATTTCAGCCTAAGACCTTCTGACAATTCACTTCTATCTTGTCTTGTTGGAGATCTGGGTGCCAGCTCAGTGATTGGAGATGAGGACCTGGACTGGCCACCCTTAGGAGGTGTCTGAGATTTGGTCTGCAGATATGGAGATTCAGAATGACTCTGTCTCATTTCTGGACTTGAAGTACCAGATGTGGAGTCTGGTGAAGTTGGAGATTGTCCTTTCTGTTGCAGAGCTGAGGGTGGTGTGCAGGACTTTACTCctggacagagggagaaagatCCAGAGCAACTCTGTGCTGATATATCTTTAGACTTCTCTTCGGAACATGGTGACTTTGATCCAGGAAGATTATGCCCTGGTGGAGTTTGGGGCTTTGCTTTGGGGCACGGCGAAGTAGACCCTGAGTGACTCTGTCTTGGTGGTGTTCCAGGTTTCACTTTGGTATCTGGAGAGGAGGATCTAGAATGGCTGTGTCTTTGCAACGATCTAGATTCTGTCTTGGAGCATGGAGACTCTGATCTGCTTTGCCTTGAAGGTGTTTTAGATGTCACTCTACTAGGACTTGGAGAAGAGAAGCCAGAATGGCTTTGGATTGGTGACGTTACTGCTTTCATTTTGGGTTGTGGAGATGATGACCCAGATCGGCTCCGTCTTGGAGGTGTGCTAGATTTCACTCTAGGAGGAGAAGACCCAGAGCAGCTATGTCTCGAAGGGGTCCTAGACTTCACCTCAGGATCAGGTGATGATTCAGAACGGCTCTGCCTTTGTGGTGTTGCAGATTGTTCATTTACCTGGGGACTTGTTACAGACTCTTGCCTTGGTGTTCCAGATTTCACGTTAGGTTGAGGAGATGAACTGGAATGACTTTGTCTTGATGGCATTTTAGATTTCTGATTAGGAGGCGGAGAAGAACCAGAGCGACTTCGCCTTAGTGGTGTTCTAGATTTAGCTTTTGGTTGGGATGATCCGGAGCGACTGCGCCTTGGTGGTGTCTGAGACTTTTGTTTAGGGCGTGGAGAGGACCCTGAAAGGCTTCGCCTCACAGACAAGCGGGATTTTACTTTAGACCTTGGTGAAGAGAGAGACCTGCTCCGCCTCGAAGAAACTCGAGATTTCTTCATTTCTGGGCTTGAGTTGGACCTGCTCCTTCTCTGTGATGCTCTGGATTTGTTCTTCCGCTCTGATGATGAGCCAGACCTGCCCCTTCTTTGTGGTGTTCTAGAGTGAGATCTTCCCCGTCTAACTAGACTTCTACTACGGGATCTTCCTCGTCTTGCTGGTGTCCTAGACTGAGATCTCCCTCTCCGGGTTGGTGTTCTAGAGCGTGACCGGCCACTTCGTCTAGCTGGGGTTCTGGAGCGCGACCGCCCACGCCTGGCTGGGGTTCTGGAGCGTGACCGCCCACGCCTGGCTGGGGTCCTAGAGCGTGACCTGCCACTTCTCCTGGCTAGCGATCTACTACGAGACCTCCGTCGTACTGGTGATCGGGTCCTAGATCTGCGCCTAGCAGGTGTTCTAGACCGAGACCTGCCCCTCCGGACTGGTGTTCTAGACCGAGACCTGCGCCTAGTGGGTGTTCTAGATCGTGACCTCCGCCTGGCAGGTGTCCTAGACCGAGATCTGCCCCTCCGGGTGGGTGTTCTAGAACGAGATCTGCCCCTAGTTGCAGGGGATCTAGAGTGTGACCTGCCTCGTCTTGCTGACCTAGACCTGCCTCTTCTCTGTGTATTTCTGCTCCTGGACCAGCCTGGTCGCTGAGGAGACCTAGAGCGGCCACGTCGCTGGGGGCTCCTAGATCGTCCCCACCTCTGTGCAGACCGGGACCTACGCCACTGAGGTGACCGGGACCGAGAATGACCTCTCTTGGTAGGGGTTCGAGACCGAGACCGCCCCCTCTTAGTGGTAGGACTACGGGACCTCCCCACTCTATGAGAAGGAGTATGAGAATGTGACTTATCCCGTTTTGTTCGGCCATGTGAGCGACTCTTGGATGCAGGAGAAGAAGAAATATCTCGGCGGGACCCAGGAGCTGGTGTAGGTTTAGGACTTTCAGGGGAAGAGCTGGCATGCCGAGAAACTTTGGTAGGTTGAGGGGAGGGCGGGCCACTCTCTGAAGAAGATTGGGGAGGTTTCTCAGGAGACTTAGGTGGTGAATGGCCCTGGGCTGGAGACGCCTCAGAAGGGGGGTTCACTGGCTCCTGACTTAAGGGGGTTGTTGCAAGGGGTTGTGGGGAGCCGCCATATTGCTCAGCAAGGAGCAGAGTGGGAGCAGGTAGTTCTGGCCCTGTGCTGCTCCTTTCCGGAGAGGGGCTAGGTTGAACTGCAGATTTCTAAGAGTGAAAAAAGAGTAAGGATATGGGTATGTAAGCACCAAAACTTCCTATCACCTGTAAGATCCCAACACCCTTTCCTATGAAACTTTTCCTCTATGCACCCCATTATACCAACTGGTCCTTTTCCTCACCACAGGCAGTCACATTCATTCAATAACAAGAgatcacataatataaaacacagTGAGAAACGTACGAAAACACAGTCTACAATCTCGAGTCTTCTATCCAGAGAAAAAACATAATGCACACTATATTTCACAACAGACAACCATTACAAAATGCTGAGtgcaaaaaagaaagtatttttaaatggaaagataaagCAGTTTCCCAAAATGACTGACTTCACGCTTAAAAAATAactatgttaaaataaaagaaaaaaaagacaaagatttgAGTACGTGACTTATGTGAATAAGAGACCAGAATGAAGTACAGGGAAATACAGAAAGAGACCAAGTTATAAAAGCTTTAAATGTTAAAGTCAAGAGCAATAGGAAGTAAATTAAGTTTCTGAGATGATCCAACTTGCAGTTTGGAAAACCAACTCTGGGTAACATGGAAAACAGACAGGAGAGCTACAAATTTAgcaaaaagcaattaaaattatACTGTGATTGTTGATGTAAGAAAACATGATTAgaacttgaatttctttttttttttttttctttgcggtacacaggcctctcactgttgtggcctctcctgttgcggagcacaggctccggacacgcaggctcagtggccatggctcacgagcctagccgctccgcagcatgtgggatcttcccagaccggggtacgaacccgtgtcccttgcgtcggcaggcggactctcaactactgcgccaccagggaagccctagagcttGAATTTTAATAGCAAGTATAAAAGAACAGGTACTGAATAGATCTTTCCAAAGTTGTGTTTTCAGACTGCAAGCAGCAACCCAGTGGGTTGAAAAGCTTTAATGAGCCACAACCAGCATTTAATGAAACTGATACTAGAGACACTATAAGTAGTAAAGTTAGGTGtagttcaaaaaattttttttgttccagttctatCAACTTATAAGTACAAAGAAGACAGTGATGTAAAACTTACTAACACCCAGTAAAGTTTGAAAGCCACAATTCTAAAGGATTTGCAGATGAAAAAGAGAACTTTATGAATAACTGAGAGGAATGCAAGAAACAAAACCAGACCTTACTTCTCCCTTAACTTCACACACCTATCCTGAATCCACAGCCCTGCAAACCAAAGAATATCCATTAACTCAAGAACATACCTCCTTCTTGTCTTTATCTTTGTCTTCATAAGGGCTGCTAGGCTGCTTTGTAGAAGGCTCCGGGCTACTAGGCTGCCCTATGTTGGTGATACCTGGTTCCCTGGATGGTACATCTCCCTCCCCTCGACGTCCCGAAGCAGGGGAAGGACTTCGCCCAGTCAAGGTAGTAGTATGGGTTTTAGCTGCAGCACTTCGAGACCTGAGGGAGGTAATTGAGgatgggaaaagaggaagaaaatcagtTCAGGGGAGAACAGAaaaccccctccccagctcccatcCACCTTTCTTCAATATAACCCTCTTCCAAAGAACCTTCTCTTACTCACAGGATTCAAGTAACTCATATTGAAATTCAAGTCCAGTTCACTTTGCTCCTTCTCTTCTCAACATCAGTCCCCAAAAATGTTCTCCCTCTACCCCTTTATATTTACCTCCCCCAAACCTCCCAAAACCCTCCACCCAGTCCATTCCCTACCCGCTTCATTCACAACTCACCTCTGAGcccacctccttcaggaagccttccccgaTTAAGGAAGCCAGGGTAAGGATTCCTTCCTCCCCCAGACACCACGAACAAACCACCACCCTCCCTATTCTGGCAATCCATATAtatcagaacaaaacaaaaaatcacaaacaaaagaaaataaaaaacaaaaaacaaaaaaaaaaagagaaggggaaatgtaTATGTCTGTCCATCCTGTTGCTTTAGCCTGTCAGCTCCTAGAGGGCAGGGACCGTGTCTTCCGAATGGTCTGTGCAGCGCCTAGCACACCGtgggcgctcaataaatattaaattgatTAACCCAcaagtccctctccctcccttcctcctggacCACCCCTTACCGACTGCGGGAAGTATCTGAAGAGGAAGCAGAGTCTGCAGAAGTTGAACGGTGCACGCGTCGGCTCTTGGGGGCTGGTGTTGTACTTCGAGACCTGAAGGAAGACCACCACCACAGCTCAGGGTGCTGTCACACCTGCACTGGGTTCCCCTTATCCACCCTTCAACCTTTTACCAGTCAGGGACGTAACTGATTCTGCCCTATCCCCAGGTGGCACTCATCTACTCACTAAGCAAATTCCCCTCTAATTCACTCACCGCTTCCGCTTCTTGTCCTTAGATTTACGTTTGCTCTTTGGAGTAGGAGACCTGAGAAATAaggcaaaattatttaaaataaaaatcatttttaaagaaagaaaaaaaatgaaaagtaaaatggaaagaactgagTTACTGACAGTAGAAGATCAAGGAACTGAGCTTTAccccaagaagaaaaaaaccccaaagagccAGCAAGGCCATCAAGCAATGGCTCACCGCTCCATGTGCCACTATGTTCCCTATGCCACAAAGAGCTCTTACCTATGCTTCCTTTTCTTGGATTCAGATTCTGACCTGTTggtaaaaaataagtaaaattattattttttacctagGCCTGGACTCACCAAACCTCTCCAATTATTCCCACCTCATACCTGTGCTTCTTCTTCTTAgagctcttcttcctctctcgTCGGGGAGAGCTGCTCTCTGACCTGCTAAATGTGGGTTCAGAAACAGGTCATTCAGcctgcctccttccctggccCACCCACTTATAATCCATCCCCAAAAAGGCTTCTAAAGCACAGAACAACTCCAATAGCACCAATGTGCAGATCTAAGCCCAGAACTTATTTACTCTCCAAGAGGCGTAGGTACCTCCCTATTATATAGCAACAAACCCCAAAATGGAAAGAACAACATAACTCCAAAATGCTGCTGATCAGTTCTGCAGAGGTACAGAATCAACCCTTCCCCACCGAAGCAGCACACATTATTTCTTCTACCAGCTGAGCCCTGAATGGTAACTCCCTCTACCCTGACTTTTCTGACAACTCTCTCCTACTTCCTAGAAATAAGAATACTCTctttccagagagagagaaaaaacatgaCAGGTTTGGTCCTCTGGCTACTAGAATAGCTTTCCAACTAACTTACCGTCctctatctttcttctttttcttcttcttttgctttggGGTTGGTGAGCGAGAACTGCTAGACTCCCGGACAAGGCTGAGGAAAGATGAAAAACGGCAGAGATGGGTGCTAAGACAAACTTTCTTAGACATTTCaacttcagaaaaacaaaatctcaagaatttgaaaagacatagtccacacacaaaaaatggagCAGAGTGCTTAGAATTAGGAAGAGAAACTGACACTTGACACTGGCTTCTTGTTCTTGTGTACCTGTAAGGTTTGGGTGGCTCAGGAACTGGTTGTTTAGCTTCTCGAGCACGACGCTGAGGATCAAAAGAGCTGCCATCCACATAGGAATCACTGATGCCAAAGGCAGCTCGGAGTCGCTCGTTCTTCTTCTCATTCAATTCTGCCAACTGGTGAGTCTCAGTTACCCTAGAGGAGAAAAGGTCAAAGGTCTAAAGGAGATAGAGAACAAAATGCAGAGTCATATTCACACAAACAGCcatgagaaaatgaagacaagagCAGGGAGAAAGTCCAAACTAAACAGAGAGAACAGCAAAAGCAGAATAGAGTCCAGAGAAAATCGAGAGAGGGAAACactcacactggcctctgccctgGGGTCTCCTCCTTGCCCCCAGGGTTCACATCCTTCTCCAGCAACATGAGTCGAAAGGTCGCCACTTTTTCCTGAATCTGCTGTTCCTCGTACCTGGAGAACAAAAGCCTTCAGGGTTAGAGGGTGACTAGACACTCTCCCCAGTCCCAGGTTTACAGTTCCCTCGTTCCCAGCAGGATCCCTTCCCTTTCCATGCACACATACAATTTTTCACTCACTGTCACCCAAAGGGCCCTTCTATTAAATCCTGCTCTTTTCCTGTCATCTTTCTTCCCTCCACTGACTACACCCTCTAGAACAGTGGATTTTAAACATGCTACACTCCAGGGGCCAAGAGAGGAAAGTTAAGCAGGCAGAGTTCCAGGTGTTCCTCCCCAAATCCAATCAACAAGTCTTTCATTTCCTGGGATTCCAAAGGAACATGCATTATATGAAACGGGCGCCACTgctgaagtttgaaaaccactgctctaaaaGGTTTTCTGCCTTAATAGGTTCCTTTTCCAAAATCTCAATTCCCTATCCAACCCATGATCCCTTTTATCCGGGTATTATTCCAATTCCTGTTTTCCTGCCTTTGCTACTGTCCAAGGCCTCAATCCTTAAATCCATTTACCTTCCTTTTCTCTACCAATGACAACACATATCAGCTTACCTAGCTAGCTCTTGTCTCTTCCCTGGTCTGCTTCCCCACCTCTCCCTTAAAGCACATATTTGCTTCTCAATGGCCCCCCTCTTTCCCCATGTGCCTCCATCTAAATATCTCATAAAAGCCTCCTTTTTATATCCCAGACACAGGTTCCTCATCTCTCACTTTGAACTGTCCCTTAACTCCTTTCAATCCGCTAGCTCCTTTACCTCCTCCCCTCCTACAAGTCCTCTCCAGGCCTCTTTCAACCAGCCCTAAGCTCCCTACATCCCACCTAACTCCCCCAGCTCTGCACTCACTCAGTGCTTGgctctcccccagccctccctcacccctgctcTTCCATCATCTCCTCCAGCTCGAGGCATCGCAGCTCCACGCGCCGCTTGCGCTCGTGGTCCAGGATGTCAGGATTAGGCCGCTTCACCAGGGCAGCCTCCAGGCGCCGCAGTTCCTCCTCTCCCTTGTAGTCAGGCCGCTCACCGCGGCGGCCCCGCACCAGGGACAGGTTGCGCTGGACGTAGCCGTTGGTGCCGCTGCCCCGGGGCGTCGGCAGCCCGATCCCGTTGTACATGGCCCCGTGCCCGGGGTGGGGCACCACCGCTCCTGAAGGGGAGCGGGGAGACACGGGTCAGGCCCCTGGCCCCAAACTAGCCACTTACCACCACCCAAATCCCTGCTCTTCTTCAACCCTACTTCAGCATGTCTCTCCACACTAAACCTCCTTTAGCTGCATAATCCTCCTGGTCTCCTAAAAAAACCTGTTCTTCATCCTTCCAGCACTGCTTTCTTTCCACCAAATCATAGCCCAGCTCTTACAGCCTTTCCCCACAATGTCCAAGAGCCACTCTTGTTTTCACCTAGCTTTCCTGTTTCCACCCAAAACAAAGATCCCATTTCTCCCAaatttctccacactctctctttATTCTCCTTTAGCCCCAATATACACAACTGGTATCTTCACCAACTACTCTAATTCCTAACCCTGGCAACTGACTGAGGCCTCCAAACAGGGCACAACAAACACCAAACGAAGATCTGTGGCACCCAAAGGCCTGCAGTCCAAGTCTAGACTCTTCAAGAACTGACCTAAGCATTTCAGGCTCCCCTGAAGGTAGCCAGAAATTATGAATACAATCTGACTGAACAGCCCCTAGATATCCAAAAGGTGGCCCAGACTAAAGGCCAGCATGCACATCAGAAACACATGAACTTTGGATATGTAATCCTCTTATACTTCACCTCTTAAGTATGGGTCATTTCCAATCAACTATCCTGACTAATAATATATTCCTTCAATTTCCTTCCCAATAGGATTTCTCACATGGTTTGTGGCTCACCGAACTCTCACTAGCTCctgtaaaatattacattttcaaCTCAATGCTCTAAATACACCAAACAAGCCTCCTCTGTTCCAACTGTCCCCATACCTCCTCTACATTCCTTCCCCTACACTTACAAAACCGCCACTCTTCATACCTCACTTTCATTAATGTCAAACTGTCAACTTTCCCTAACAGTCCCATTATCTCATTTCCTAGTTTTTCTCTTCCAGGCCATCCTTAACCCTCTCATTATCACGTGCCTCCTACCAGGTTCTATCCTCTCAATTTGTCCCAACCCCAGCATGACTCTGAAGAGCCCTCTAACCCTAGTTTTACTGATTAGATTTCTTGGCTACGTACACTCTATTCCTTTCTCCAGCTACATgtactctgtttttttctccaacTCATCCTGTCCGAGATAGTTTCACATGGGGAAATGTGTGAGGGAAAATGATCCCAGGAAAGAACCCAAGGAACAAAGTGGAGAGATTAGTGAAAGTAAAGGGGAAAAACATAGAACTGGATAAAAGAAAaggcttcattttaaaaattctgaaagaaacatCATACAAATACCTGGAAGAATGTACTAAAGCCCCCCCCCACCATTCAGGGAGATGCTGAATGAAAGGGAGCTAGGACAACTCTAGAACAGTTTGGAGCCCCTTACCCCCCAACTCTAAGGCTGGGTCCCTGCCCAATCCCAGTTGCAGACTCTAGAGAtctgaaagcaaaacaaaatgaaataacaatACTGGGTTAAAGGAGTGACAAATGATACTAAATCTATGAAAGGCAAATGGAACtgtgcaaagaaatgaaaaatttcttCACAGcacaaaaaatcttccaaccctcacttttattttcttaaattttctcctCCCTATTCTAAAGCTAGGCCTTCTTTGGCTCTCTATACCCTACCCAGTTTCTGCTTCCCTCGCAGAACGCTTCTGACCTGCAATCAATTCTTCAGCTTAACCATTCACCCACACTTCCATACCACCTCACACAATAATCCTCCCACTCCCTGAAAAAGGATAACCAGCAGCTGCTAAGCAAAGGATATTAAATCACAACAGACTGGAGAACTTTTATGGAAtgagccaaaaaaaaggaaaaaaaaaaaaacccaaacaaacaaataccacAGCATCTAAGACAGTGCTCAAAACACTAAAAGGATGGATGGACCAAAAAGTGTATTAACAACACAAACACCAATCACCAAAACCTAAATAAGGACACTTAAACTGGGGTCCAGGACTGTGGGTATGCAAAAATCACCCAAGCTAAAAGCTGACAGTaaaagctgcaaaaaaaaaaaaaaagttttttctgttGGAAAATTATCACGATGCCCAACTAACCAGGCAGAAGGGGGTCTTGAAATTCAGTATTATGGTAGTCAAGGAAAAAAACGCACCAAAAAGGGAGGAGTGTGcgcaagaaaatggacaaaagtaaTAAGCACAACAAGCTCAGCACTGGGGCACTGTAGTAGCTGAGGAGACACTATGAAACCCCAGAAGCTAAAACACTAGCTCAGGAAGAGACCTCGACTCACACTCAAGAGGAAACACAACTCTTCAATTTTTGACCCAGAAGATATCTTAGAAAAGCGTCCGAGTGAAAACCAAGGCCTAGAAAAGTTGTGTGCCAAATAATGACAAAGTCCAGCGTTTTCTCCTCAAGGAAGGGCTggcagcctcctccccagccGTAACACAACTTTGGGGGAGATGATGAAAAAGTGCAAGAAAGAAAGGAGCATGTAATCTGCCTTTACATACCTAAACCAAATacgtaaattttttaaaaaacgtttagAATCCTTCTCTTCCTAATACCTCATGACAGACAGTAATGAATCCAAACTGCCTAACTCTCCCGGACATCTAGTTCAAGGCCTTCTCTGCACTGGCTGAGCGGCCAAGGCCTATTTTCAGCCTtgagaaatgggggagggggctgcgcGGCGCCCCATAGTATGGGAGGCTCCGGGCCCGACCCCAGGCCCCCGGGAGGGACGGGTAGGCCGGACGCCGGAGAAGCGCGGGGGAAAGGAGTCGGCAGCGGGCCCCGGACACCGCAGCCCCCTCCTCGCCGAGAAAATGTCGGCAAAGACAGCTGCAGGAGGGCCTCCTCGCCGCACGCGTCGGGGAAGGGAGAAGCCGAGTCGCGCGCTCCCCCCTCGAGAGCGCGCGCGAGCCCGAGTGCAGTCGGCGGCGCGCGCCGTTGccatgggggagggaagaataaAAGCCCGCGCGCGACAAGAACCgcgagaaggggggaggggaggcagaccAGCAAGGACGTCCGCGCGCGAGCTAGGGGCGGCGAGCGCGCGTGCGCGCGGCGGCCTGAGCCGTTCTCCGCGCGCTTTGGCCTTGCGCCGGGgccgccgcccctcccccacccagctcGCGCGCTCTCTcacccgccgccgccgcctccgcccgCCGCCTCCGAGGGGGAGAGgtgctgccgctgccgctgccgctgctcGAGCTCCTGAGTCCCTCGGGGCCTGAAGCC includes:
- the SRRM2 gene encoding serine/arginine repetitive matrix protein 2 isoform X4, with the translated sequence MLLEKDVNPGGKEETPGQRPVVTETHQLAELNEKKNERLRAAFGISDSYVDGSSFDPQRRAREAKQPVPEPPKPYSLVRESSSSRSPTPKQKKKKKKKDRGRRSESSSPRRERKKSSKKKKHRSESESKKRKHRSPTPKSKRKSKDKKRKRSRSTTPAPKSRRVHRSTSADSASSSDTSRSRSRSAAAKTHTTTLTGRSPSPASGRRGEGDVPSREPGITNIGQPSSPEPSTKQPSSPYEDKDKDKKEKSAVQPSPSPERSSTGPELPAPTLLLAEQYGGSPQPLATTPLSQEPVNPPSEASPAQGHSPPKSPEKPPQSSSESGPPSPQPTKVSRHASSSPESPKPTPAPGSRRDISSSPASKSRSHGRTKRDKSHSHTPSHRVGRSRSPTTKRGRSRSRTPTKRGHSRSRSPQWRRSRSAQRWGRSRSPQRRGRSRSPQRPGWSRSRNTQRRGRSRSARRGRSHSRSPATRGRSRSRTPTRRGRSRSRTPARRRSRSRTPTRRRSRSRTPVRRGRSRSRTPARRRSRTRSPVRRRSRSRSLARRSGRSRSRTPARRGRSRSRTPARRGRSRSRTPARRSGRSRSRTPTRRGRSQSRTPARRGRSRSRSLVRRGRSHSRTPQRRGRSGSSSERKNKSRASQRRSRSNSSPEMKKSRVSSRRSRSLSSPRSKVKSRLSVRRSLSGSSPRPKQKSQTPPRRSRSGSSQPKAKSRTPLRRSRSGSSPPPNQKSKMPSRQSHSSSSPQPNVKSGTPRQESVTSPQVNEQSATPQRQSRSESSPDPEVKSRTPSRHSCSGSSPPRVKSSTPPRRSRSGSSSPQPKMKAVTSPIQSHSGFSSPSPSRVTSKTPSRQSRSESPCSKTESRSLQRHSHSRSSSPDTKVKPGTPPRQSHSGSTSPCPKAKPQTPPGHNLPGSKSPCSEEKSKDISAQSCSGSFSLCPGVKSCTPPSALQQKGQSPTSPDSTSGTSSPEMRQSHSESPYLQTKSQTPPKGGQSRSSSPITELAPRSPTRQDRSELSEGLRLKSGMSPEQSGSHSDSSLYPAVDSKSLLGQSTLEPSESKEKMSLLLQEDVTASSPKPRDKLSPPSVQDRPESSPVLRDTPRTPSRERGGVESSPDTKDRSSALTKPSQDEELMEVVEKSEESLNQVLPHLSPELKEMAGSNFESSPEIEERSAMSLTLDQSQSQASLEEVPAVASAWSGPHFSPEHKELSDSPPRENSFGSPLEFRNSGPLAEMNTGFSPEIKDLNGPFPNQLETDPSLDVKEQSTRSSRHSSSELSPDAVEKAGMSSNQSVSSPVLDAIPRTPSRERSSSASSEMKDGLPRTPSRRSRSGSSPGLRDGSGTPSRHSLSGSSPGMKDIPRTPSRGRSECDSSPEAKALPQTPRPRSHSPSSPELNNKCLTPQRERSGSESSIEQKTVTSTPLGQRRRSGSSQELDGKPSSSPQERSESDSSPDSKAKTRMPLRQMSHSGSSPEVDSKSRPSPRRSRSGSSPEVKDKPRAVPRAQSGSDSSPEPKAPVPRVLPRRSRSGSSSKGRGPSPEGSSSSESSPEHPPKSRTTRRSSRSSPEPKTKSRTPPRRRSSRSSPELTRKARLSRRSRSASSSPETRSRTPPRRRRSPSVSSPEPAEKSRSSRRRRSASSPRTKTTSRRGRSPSPKPRGLQRSRSRSRREKTRTTRRRDRSGSSQSTSRRRQRSRSRSRVTRRRRGGSGYHSRSPARQESSRTSSRRRRGRSRTPPTSRKRSRSRTSPAPWKRSRSRASPATHRRSRSRTPLVSRRRSRSRTSPVSRRRSRSRTSVTRRRSRSRASPVSRRRSRSRTPPVTRRRSRSRTPTRRRSRSRTPPVTRRRSRSRTPPVTRRRSRSRTSPITRRRSRSRTSPVTRRRSRSRTSPVTRRRSRSRTSPVTRRRSRSRTPLALRRRSRSRTPLLARKRSRSRSPLAIRRRSRSRTPRTTRGKRSLTRSPPAIRRRSASGSSSDRSRSATPPATRNHSGSRTPPVALNSSRMSCFSRPSMSPTPLDRCRSPGMLEPLGSSRTPMSVLQQAGGSMMDGPGPRIPDHPRTSVPENHAQSRIALALTAISLGTARPPPSMSAAGLAARMSQVPAPVPLMSLRTAPAASLASRIPAASAAAMNLASARAPAIPTAVNLADSRTPAAAAAMNLASPRTAVAPSAVNLADPRTPTAPAVNLAGARTPAALAALSLTGSGTAPTAANYPSSSRTPQAPAPANLVGPRSTHATAPVNIASSRTPPALAPANLTSARMAPALSGANLTSPRVPLSAYERVSGRTSPPLLDRARSRTPPGGPGSRTPPSAPSQSRMTSERAPSPASRMVQASSQSVLPPAQDRPRSPVPSAFSDQSRSLLAQTTPVAGSQSLSSGTVAKTTSSAGDHDGMLSGPVPGVFHPEGGEPTASMEAQQPSALAALQPAKERRSSSSSSSSSSSSSSSSSSSSSSSSSGSSSSDSEGSSLPTQPEVVLKRVPSPAPAPKEAVREGRPQEPTPAKRKRRSSSSSSSSSSSSSSSSSSSSSSSSSSSSSSSSSSSSSTSSSPSPAKPGPQALPKPASPKKPPPGERRSRSPRKPIDSLRDSRSLSYSPAERRRPSPQPSPRDQQSSSERGSRRSQRGDSHSPGHKRRRETPSPRSVRHRSSRSP